The Candidatus Eisenbacteria bacterium genome contains a region encoding:
- a CDS encoding ParB/RepB/Spo0J family partition protein — protein sequence MEALLSANPSELDKTRPVNEAPIEQIVPNEAQPRRRFDPEKIQELAESIRAKGILQPIVVRPTGDGFQIVAGERRFLAAKKAGLHKVPVVVREVPDEDMLQWALIENLQREDLDPVEEAEAFRVLIEEQGLTHETVSELVGRDRTSITNSIRLLRLAEPIRRALAEGKITAGHGRALLQVADEESRNGLFKRVLREGLSVRRTEELGRGVRPPRKKKSRSPARRDPQIESLEEKLRLRFGTRVRIRPVGAGGVIEIEYYGTEEFERLFQELLAGSQDDQAI from the coding sequence TTGGAAGCGCTGCTCTCCGCTAATCCATCTGAGTTGGATAAAACACGACCGGTTAATGAGGCTCCGATCGAGCAGATCGTTCCTAATGAAGCACAGCCCCGTAGGCGTTTCGACCCCGAAAAGATCCAAGAGCTGGCGGAATCGATTCGGGCGAAGGGGATTCTGCAACCCATTGTCGTGCGGCCCACAGGAGATGGTTTTCAAATCGTTGCCGGCGAGAGACGTTTTCTGGCGGCGAAAAAGGCGGGGTTGCATAAGGTCCCCGTGGTTGTACGCGAAGTCCCCGACGAGGATATGCTGCAGTGGGCGCTGATCGAGAACCTGCAGAGGGAAGACCTCGATCCTGTGGAGGAAGCGGAGGCGTTCCGCGTTCTCATCGAAGAGCAGGGATTGACGCACGAGACCGTTTCCGAACTGGTCGGCAGGGATCGCACCTCCATCACGAATTCCATTCGTCTTCTCCGCCTGGCCGAGCCGATTCGCAGAGCATTGGCGGAGGGGAAGATCACGGCCGGTCATGGAAGGGCGCTTCTGCAGGTTGCGGACGAAGAGTCGCGCAACGGCTTATTTAAAAGAGTGTTACGAGAAGGGCTCTCGGTGCGCCGCACCGAGGAACTCGGTCGCGGTGTTCGGCCGCCGCGGAAGAAAAAGAGCAGATCACCCGCCCGAAGAGACCCCCAGATCGAGTCTTTGGAGGAAAAGCTCCGCCTCCGTTTCGGGACTCGTGTACGAATCCGTCCTGTCGGCGCGGGCGGGGTTATCGAGATCGAGTACTACGGGACGGAAGAATTCGAGCGACTGTTTCAGGAGCTTCTCGCCGGATCCCAAGACGACCAGGCAATTTAA
- a CDS encoding DUF971 domain-containing protein — protein MTEEAERHPPRPRSIEKAAEDRLRILWRDGTVAEYDVADLRRACPCASCVDEWTGERTLDPAAVPNSVRPIRVEPVGRYAIRIIWDDGHDTGIYSFAYLRRLAGSNPEPDEENPGLHGRGV, from the coding sequence ATGACGGAGGAAGCGGAAAGACATCCGCCGAGGCCGCGGTCGATCGAGAAGGCCGCCGAGGACCGCCTGCGGATCCTCTGGCGGGACGGGACGGTCGCGGAATACGACGTGGCGGATCTCAGGCGCGCCTGCCCCTGCGCGAGCTGCGTGGACGAGTGGACCGGCGAAAGGACCCTCGATCCCGCCGCGGTTCCGAATTCGGTCCGGCCCATTCGCGTCGAACCGGTGGGGCGTTACGCGATCCGGATCATTTGGGACGACGGTCACGACACGGGCATCTACTCCTTCGCCTACCTGCGAAGGCTCGCCGGATCGAACCCCGAACCGGACGAGGAAAACCCCGGCTTGCACGGACGCGGAGTTTGA
- a CDS encoding ABC transporter permease: MGIVQSIRECYRYRVLIQSLVSRQLQARYRGSVLGFFWTFLNPLLLMAVYSLVFTIYMRFEMEDYGAFMFTGLLPWLWFASSLSDGTASIVNSGSLITRAMFPPVVLPVTAVLVNFWNFVFSLPMLYLVFLIMKVTPSWTILFLPAIMLVQFVLSLGFTLFLASLNVQYRDVHHLLGNILTFWFFLCPVLYPLEKVPGKLRLVALVNGMGSLVTAYQDVLFFGRTPDWGLLLLVLAAGVLILLVGDWAFRSRRENFAEYL; the protein is encoded by the coding sequence ATGGGAATCGTGCAGAGCATTCGCGAGTGCTACCGTTATCGCGTGCTCATCCAGAGCCTGGTGAGCCGCCAGCTTCAGGCGCGCTATCGCGGGTCCGTCCTCGGCTTCTTTTGGACCTTCCTCAACCCTCTTCTCCTGATGGCCGTCTACAGCTTGGTGTTCACCATATATATGCGTTTCGAGATGGAGGACTACGGCGCCTTCATGTTTACCGGCCTGCTCCCCTGGCTTTGGTTCGCCTCCTCTCTCTCGGACGGGACCGCCTCGATCGTGAACAGCGGCAGCCTGATCACCCGGGCGATGTTCCCGCCGGTCGTCCTCCCGGTGACGGCGGTGCTGGTCAACTTCTGGAACTTCGTCTTCAGCCTCCCCATGCTTTACCTTGTCTTCCTTATCATGAAGGTCACGCCGAGCTGGACCATTCTTTTCCTCCCGGCGATCATGCTCGTCCAGTTCGTTCTCAGCCTCGGATTCACGCTCTTTCTCGCTTCCCTGAACGTGCAGTACCGGGATGTGCACCACCTTCTCGGGAACATCCTGACCTTCTGGTTCTTCCTCTGCCCCGTCCTTTATCCTCTGGAGAAGGTGCCGGGGAAACTGCGGCTCGTCGCTCTCGTCAACGGCATGGGAAGCCTGGTCACCGCCTATCAGGACGTTCTGTTTTTCGGCCGCACGCCCGACTGGGGCCTTCTTCTCCTGGTGCTCGCCGCCGGCGTCCTGATCCTCCTGGTCGGGGACTGGGCGTTCCGTTCCCGCCGTGAGAATTTCGCGGAGTACCTGTAG
- a CDS encoding 4a-hydroxytetrahydrobiopterin dehydratase — MSAKELLSDAEIKRMIAELPAWKKNGKELTRTVEFPQYLVAIDFVHLVAEIAEQMNHHPDIEISHSRVTLHCTTHSAKGITARDVELAQKVEEIYREQLNLDDENLHEEMEERE; from the coding sequence TTGAGCGCTAAAGAATTGCTTTCGGACGCGGAAATCAAGCGGATGATCGCCGAACTTCCCGCGTGGAAAAAGAACGGGAAGGAGCTGACGAGGACCGTCGAGTTCCCGCAATACCTCGTGGCGATCGATTTCGTGCATCTCGTCGCCGAAATCGCCGAACAGATGAACCACCACCCGGACATCGAGATCAGCCACTCCCGCGTCACGCTGCACTGCACGACTCACAGCGCGAAAGGGATCACCGCGCGGGACGTGGAGCTGGCCCAAAAGGTCGAGGAAATCTATCGCGAACAGCTGAACCTCGACGACGAGAATCTCCACGAGGAGATGGAAGAAAGGGAATAG
- a CDS encoding ABC transporter ATP-binding protein, giving the protein MTNGNEIALSVRDLSKRFRKTRSARGHTTLKSILLRRSAPRPAPVYTEALRGVTFEVPRGAAWGIIGPNGSGKSTLLKLITGIYRPDRGDVHVRGKLASLIELGAGFHPEFSGRENVILNGIVLGMSKREIQNRFDDIVAFSELEDFIDEPVRTYSTGMYMRLAFSIAVHVDPDVLLMDEILSVGDESFVRKCRRKIQDFRDKRKTMLIVSHDLAAVERVCDHALLFEHGRIVERGEPAEVIRRYRSHVNGEGGEGVAVGRGETGAEK; this is encoded by the coding sequence ATGACGAACGGCAACGAAATCGCCCTCTCGGTTCGCGACTTGTCGAAACGGTTCCGTAAAACCCGTTCCGCGCGCGGACACACGACGCTGAAGAGCATCCTCCTCCGGCGTTCGGCGCCCCGCCCCGCCCCGGTTTATACCGAGGCGCTCCGCGGCGTTACTTTCGAGGTGCCTCGCGGCGCGGCCTGGGGCATCATCGGGCCGAACGGGTCGGGGAAGAGCACCCTCCTCAAGCTGATCACCGGCATCTACCGGCCCGACCGGGGCGACGTCCATGTCCGCGGGAAACTGGCGAGCCTGATCGAGTTGGGCGCCGGCTTCCACCCCGAGTTCTCGGGGCGGGAGAACGTGATCCTCAACGGGATCGTGCTCGGCATGTCGAAACGGGAGATTCAAAACCGGTTCGACGACATCGTCGCCTTCTCGGAGCTGGAGGATTTCATCGACGAGCCGGTTCGCACCTACTCGACGGGCATGTACATGCGACTGGCGTTCTCCATCGCCGTCCACGTCGACCCGGACGTGCTTCTGATGGACGAGATCCTTTCCGTCGGCGACGAGTCCTTCGTCCGGAAGTGCCGGCGTAAAATCCAGGACTTCCGAGACAAGAGGAAAACGATGCTGATCGTCAGCCACGATCTCGCCGCGGTGGAGCGGGTCTGCGATCACGCGCTTCTCTTCGAGCACGGGCGGATCGTGGAGAGGGGCGAACCGGCGGAGGTGATCCGCCGCTACCGTTCCCACGTGAATGGCGAGGGCGGGGAAGGGGTCGCGGTGGGCCGGGGTGAAACGGGAGCGGAGAAATAG
- a CDS encoding sulfatase, with the protein MVGRIATVVRRRNVSAALIPPILSLLLLAAGSGCGRDAPFRGHHVVLINIETLRADCCGAYGAELGWTPEIDSLAARGILVERAYTVAPWTRPSVASLWTGLYPSQHGVKRMDPDHRLPEKAVTLAERFAGAGYRTFGAVTNANLSPELGFAQGFEEYLYRIGARADTLAAWTLDWVDRQIAGLEEGKKGPPLFIALHFDEPHGAFFQTAFRSGVDGKSREEMIRRVESLEEGERIAALEAYGARVAAVDKAIGELVRDLRARLGSDWLLVLTADHGEEWFDHGGLFHGFTLYEELIRVPLLFVSPGLAPSKRPGPMRNVDVLPTLSAWTGLREDGPNGGGSALGRALLGHGLFPEDVFAETDYERALVSRIGKREKYISDINNNWVEIYDVNCDLGERRNLAEEGRGGEGEHAAAVEAWRANLAAGTIAPEDGEPSLDARKRSELEEELRAIGYLGAKGRERGTPWPAGNRLDWRGLYRRFRVLRAGDPEISFDGGEWKTGAFPPRRVGWADASITVKASFRNGWALLGSHPWSGIAEIEVDGRIVEKIDLFSPQEGDRQKVLSIRLADAGPHTVHIRATGEKSGGSRASELLFDGFAIERVDGVGR; encoded by the coding sequence ATGGTCGGTCGAATAGCGACGGTCGTTCGGCGGCGCAACGTCTCGGCGGCGCTGATTCCGCCGATTCTCTCTCTACTTCTACTCGCGGCCGGAAGCGGCTGCGGGCGAGACGCCCCCTTCCGCGGCCACCACGTGGTCCTGATCAACATCGAAACCTTGCGGGCCGATTGCTGCGGCGCGTACGGCGCCGAATTGGGTTGGACGCCGGAAATCGACTCGTTGGCGGCGCGCGGGATTCTCGTGGAGAGGGCATACACGGTCGCCCCCTGGACGCGTCCCAGCGTGGCCTCTCTCTGGACGGGGCTTTATCCGTCGCAGCACGGAGTAAAGCGGATGGATCCCGATCACCGCCTGCCGGAAAAGGCGGTCACCCTGGCCGAGCGATTCGCCGGCGCGGGTTATCGGACCTTCGGCGCGGTCACCAACGCCAACCTCTCGCCTGAGTTGGGATTCGCCCAAGGATTCGAGGAGTACCTCTATCGGATCGGGGCTCGGGCGGACACGCTCGCCGCATGGACCCTCGATTGGGTGGACCGCCAAATCGCGGGACTCGAAGAGGGGAAGAAGGGACCGCCCCTCTTCATCGCGCTTCATTTCGACGAGCCGCACGGGGCTTTCTTTCAAACCGCCTTTCGCTCGGGGGTGGACGGCAAGAGCCGAGAGGAGATGATCCGCCGGGTGGAATCGCTGGAAGAGGGGGAGAGGATCGCCGCTCTCGAAGCGTACGGAGCACGCGTGGCCGCCGTGGACAAGGCCATCGGGGAGCTCGTGCGCGATCTTCGGGCGCGTCTCGGATCCGATTGGCTCCTCGTTCTGACCGCCGACCACGGAGAAGAATGGTTCGATCACGGCGGCTTGTTTCACGGATTCACCCTTTACGAGGAGCTGATCCGGGTGCCGCTCCTTTTCGTGTCGCCCGGGCTCGCGCCGTCGAAGCGCCCGGGGCCGATGCGCAACGTGGACGTCCTGCCGACGCTCTCCGCCTGGACGGGGCTTCGGGAGGACGGCCCGAACGGGGGCGGTTCGGCGTTGGGGCGGGCGCTGCTCGGCCACGGTCTTTTCCCCGAAGACGTTTTCGCGGAGACCGACTATGAAAGAGCGCTGGTCTCTCGGATCGGGAAACGAGAAAAATATATATCCGATATTAATAACAACTGGGTAGAAATATACGATGTTAATTGTGATTTGGGCGAGCGGCGAAACCTGGCAGAAGAGGGGAGGGGAGGGGAGGGCGAACACGCCGCCGCCGTCGAGGCTTGGCGCGCGAACCTGGCGGCGGGGACCATCGCGCCGGAAGACGGGGAGCCCTCCCTCGATGCGAGAAAGAGAAGCGAGCTGGAGGAAGAACTCCGCGCCATCGGATACCTCGGCGCGAAAGGGCGGGAACGCGGGACTCCGTGGCCCGCGGGAAATCGCCTGGACTGGCGAGGTCTTTACCGGCGCTTTCGGGTCTTGCGGGCCGGTGACCCTGAAATCTCCTTCGACGGAGGCGAGTGGAAAACCGGCGCATTCCCCCCACGCAGGGTCGGGTGGGCGGATGCGTCCATCACCGTGAAAGCGTCATTCCGTAACGGATGGGCATTGCTCGGATCTCATCCTTGGAGCGGCATCGCGGAGATTGAAGTCGACGGTCGGATCGTAGAGAAGATCGATCTTTTCTCCCCGCAAGAGGGGGACCGGCAAAAAGTCCTGTCGATTCGACTCGCCGATGCGGGGCCGCACACGGTACATATTCGAGCCACTGGCGAGAAAAGCGGCGGCTCGCGGGCATCGGAACTGCTGTTCGATGGCTTCGCGATCGAGAGGGTGGACGGGGTGGGGAGGTGA
- a CDS encoding glycosyltransferase, protein MNALDPADAVTRHLLELDETLRREGHETAIFSRHVHHDLAGISRPIEELRGAEGDLLLFHYAGYSTLLGAVAQFPGRRGVVYHNVTPPRFFDGMEETRVFCEKGRLQLPSLPRIFHFGIGVSEYNRRELEDAGFEHAFVLPVSYQVSPMMEGEPAPSVVGRYEGGRNILMIGRLAPHKGILEGVRAFDHLTREHPGDWRLFLVGRTRGYEPYLRRVRREIRARGLENRVVLTGEVSSGEVRGYYAVASALLVLSEHEGFCVPILEAMRLGVPVVAYGAAAIPETAGEAALLLSDREEATVAEALARAVLDPPFRDDLIGKGFDRSEKFTSESITARLRDILEKTRILPAPAEPAPAPRFSVVVCTYNRARTLGACLEALGHLDYPEYEIVVVNGPSTDGTDAVLSRFPGVKRVDNPERNLSVSRNLGIAASAGEIVALLDDDALPDTDWLDRLAEPYVDVTVGAVGGKVFGPGGDHLQFNNGIITRFGMPVAIREEPGDFNLPDGDRFNIMMGTNASFRRSALDDVGGFDENYEYYHDESDLCVRVIRAGHRVVHAPEARVWHEFEKSHVRVALHDVNWRVVAKNTIYFFFKNNRWYARPFDCLQPLRAVLVLLGSFTRWYLRGEIGGGLFLRSFGRWMAGVALGYGKGFFRRPRRFLARRAGGGGAVFLPAGRTRPRYGARRFHVALVSQQYPPDPCGGIGVYTEQLARGLVGAGHAVTVVARGDRISTVWRDGVKVVRVPDEVVKARRLPLTHRVSRKNLARAFAVQRALRRAHRQRRIDLVEAPVWDAEAFVTAVDGSLPLVIRLNTPMAVALETQGWRPTEDVRLACDMEWAMLERARGWVDTSGTIAGMLRNRFGVRGADVLVREIPFGVTARQARPEANEASGGDGSIHALFVGRLEPRKGIDTLLAAARKALAENPRLHLVLAGSIPDRTMAWRFFRSCGVPDARDRVRFLGRVGDAALQKLYAECDFFVAPSRYESFGIVYLEAMAHGKPVVACSAGGPARLVRDGETGLLVPPDDPEALAAAMLRLAGDRSLRLRLGVEAWRMTREEYDPEGMVRRSVEFYEEILAAAGKRKSTAEDPPPRARAPLHPSSPAAGG, encoded by the coding sequence ATGAACGCCCTCGACCCGGCGGACGCGGTGACCCGCCATCTACTCGAGCTGGACGAGACGCTCCGGCGGGAGGGGCACGAGACGGCGATTTTCTCCCGCCATGTCCATCACGACCTGGCGGGAATATCCCGCCCGATCGAGGAGCTCCGCGGCGCCGAGGGGGACCTTCTCCTCTTCCATTACGCCGGTTATTCCACGCTGCTCGGCGCGGTCGCGCAATTCCCCGGCCGCCGGGGCGTGGTCTATCACAACGTCACCCCTCCCCGCTTCTTCGACGGGATGGAGGAGACGCGGGTGTTCTGCGAGAAGGGGCGGCTCCAGCTCCCCTCCCTCCCGCGGATCTTTCATTTCGGGATCGGCGTTTCCGAATACAACCGACGAGAGCTGGAAGACGCGGGTTTCGAACACGCCTTCGTTCTTCCCGTCTCTTACCAGGTGTCGCCGATGATGGAGGGGGAGCCCGCGCCGTCGGTGGTCGGGCGGTACGAGGGGGGGCGGAACATCCTCATGATCGGCCGACTCGCGCCGCACAAGGGGATCCTGGAGGGGGTGCGCGCCTTCGACCACCTGACGAGGGAACACCCCGGCGATTGGCGGCTCTTCTTGGTGGGCCGCACCCGCGGCTATGAACCCTACCTCCGGCGGGTGCGGCGAGAGATCCGCGCCCGCGGGCTCGAGAATCGCGTGGTCCTGACCGGCGAGGTCTCCTCGGGCGAGGTGCGCGGTTACTACGCCGTCGCCTCGGCGCTCCTGGTGCTCAGCGAGCATGAAGGGTTCTGCGTTCCCATCCTGGAGGCGATGCGTCTCGGCGTGCCGGTGGTCGCCTACGGGGCGGCGGCGATCCCCGAAACGGCGGGAGAGGCGGCTCTTCTTTTAAGCGATCGGGAGGAGGCGACGGTGGCGGAAGCGCTCGCCCGGGCCGTTCTCGATCCCCCCTTCCGGGACGACCTCATCGGCAAGGGATTCGACAGGAGCGAAAAGTTCACATCAGAATCGATAACCGCCCGGCTTCGGGATATTCTGGAAAAGACCCGGATTCTTCCCGCTCCGGCCGAGCCGGCGCCGGCGCCCCGCTTCTCCGTGGTGGTCTGCACCTACAACCGGGCGCGGACACTCGGTGCGTGCCTGGAGGCGCTCGGCCATCTCGACTACCCGGAGTACGAGATCGTCGTGGTGAACGGGCCCTCCACCGACGGGACGGACGCCGTTCTCTCGCGCTTCCCCGGCGTCAAACGCGTGGACAACCCGGAGAGAAACCTCTCCGTTTCGCGCAACCTGGGGATCGCCGCTTCCGCCGGCGAAATCGTCGCCTTACTCGACGACGACGCCCTGCCGGACACGGACTGGCTCGATCGCCTCGCGGAACCCTACGTGGATGTCACCGTCGGCGCCGTGGGGGGAAAGGTGTTCGGCCCCGGCGGGGACCACCTCCAGTTCAACAACGGGATCATCACCCGCTTCGGGATGCCCGTGGCGATCCGCGAGGAACCGGGCGACTTCAACCTGCCCGACGGGGACCGCTTCAACATCATGATGGGAACGAACGCGTCTTTCCGGCGCAGCGCGCTCGACGATGTGGGCGGTTTCGACGAAAACTACGAGTACTATCACGACGAGAGCGATCTCTGCGTACGGGTGATTCGCGCCGGGCACAGGGTTGTACACGCGCCGGAGGCGCGCGTGTGGCACGAGTTCGAGAAGAGCCACGTGCGGGTGGCCCTGCACGACGTGAACTGGCGCGTGGTCGCCAAGAACACGATTTATTTTTTCTTCAAGAACAACCGTTGGTACGCGCGCCCCTTCGATTGTCTCCAACCGCTGCGCGCCGTGCTCGTCCTTCTCGGCTCATTCACGCGCTGGTACCTGAGGGGAGAGATCGGCGGCGGGCTCTTTCTTCGCTCCTTCGGCCGGTGGATGGCCGGGGTGGCTCTCGGCTACGGCAAGGGGTTCTTTCGGAGGCCCCGGCGTTTCCTGGCGCGCCGCGCCGGCGGAGGAGGAGCCGTCTTCCTGCCGGCGGGGCGCACGCGGCCGCGATACGGCGCGCGTCGTTTCCACGTGGCGCTCGTCAGCCAGCAGTACCCGCCCGACCCCTGCGGCGGGATCGGCGTCTACACGGAGCAGCTCGCCCGCGGTCTCGTGGGCGCGGGGCACGCCGTCACCGTCGTCGCCCGCGGGGACCGGATCTCGACGGTTTGGAGGGATGGGGTAAAGGTGGTCCGCGTCCCCGACGAGGTGGTGAAGGCGCGTCGCCTCCCCCTCACGCATCGGGTGTCGCGCAAGAACCTCGCCCGCGCCTTCGCGGTGCAGCGCGCCCTCCGGCGCGCGCACCGGCAGCGGCGGATCGATTTGGTCGAGGCGCCCGTCTGGGACGCCGAAGCGTTCGTCACCGCCGTGGACGGATCTCTCCCGCTGGTGATCCGGCTGAACACGCCGATGGCGGTGGCTTTGGAGACGCAGGGGTGGCGGCCGACGGAGGATGTCCGTCTCGCCTGTGATATGGAGTGGGCGATGCTGGAGCGGGCGCGCGGGTGGGTCGACACGAGCGGCACCATAGCCGGCATGCTGCGAAACCGTTTCGGTGTTCGCGGCGCGGATGTCTTGGTCCGCGAGATTCCTTTCGGCGTGACGGCGCGGCAGGCGCGGCCGGAGGCGAACGAGGCGTCCGGGGGGGACGGTTCGATCCACGCCCTCTTTGTCGGCCGGCTCGAGCCGCGCAAGGGAATCGACACGCTGCTCGCCGCCGCGCGAAAGGCGCTCGCCGAGAATCCCCGCCTCCACCTCGTCTTGGCCGGCTCGATTCCGGACCGCACGATGGCGTGGCGCTTCTTCCGATCCTGCGGCGTTCCGGACGCCAGGGACCGGGTTCGTTTTCTGGGACGGGTCGGCGACGCCGCCCTCCAAAAACTTTATGCTGAATGTGATTTCTTCGTTGCTCCTTCCCGCTACGAGTCGTTCGGGATCGTTTATTTGGAGGCGATGGCCCACGGGAAACCGGTGGTTGCCTGCAGCGCCGGCGGGCCCGCCCGGTTGGTGCGGGACGGGGAGACCGGCCTGCTCGTGCCGCCGGACGATCCGGAAGCGCTCGCCGCCGCCATGCTGCGACTCGCGGGGGACCGGTCGCTCCGGCTCCGTCTGGGCGTGGAGGCGTGGAGGATGACGCGGGAAGAGTACGATCCGGAGGGAATGGTGCGCCGGAGCGTGGAGTTCTACGAGGAGATCCTCGCCGCCGCGGGCAAACGAAAGAGCACGGCCGAGGATCCGCCGCCGCGGGCGCGCGCCCCCCTACACCCTTCGTCCCCCGCCGCCGGCGGCTGA
- a CDS encoding ParA family protein: MGRIIAVANQKGGVGKTTTALNLSASIAVAEKRTLLVDIDPQANAGSGLGISASDEDASIYEVLLESTPIREVIRQTETRFLDFVPSSRDLVGAEIELVSEMGREYRLQKALDAVKDDYDYIFIDCPPSLGLLTVNALAAADTVLIPIQCEYYALEGLTQLLNTVRLIQKNLNPGLNLEGVLLTMYDRRLNLCRQVAEEARAYFPQKVYQTVIPRNVRLSEAPSFGKPILLYDVTCLGARCYLALAKEVIENDEKGAGQGVGSAALR, encoded by the coding sequence ATGGGACGAATCATCGCAGTCGCCAATCAGAAGGGTGGGGTCGGCAAGACGACCACCGCCTTGAACCTGTCCGCCAGCATTGCAGTGGCGGAGAAAAGGACCCTGTTGGTCGATATCGATCCCCAGGCCAATGCGGGGAGCGGTTTGGGGATTTCGGCTTCCGACGAGGACGCATCTATTTACGAGGTACTTCTGGAGTCGACGCCGATCCGAGAGGTCATTCGACAGACAGAGACCCGTTTTCTCGATTTTGTCCCTTCCAGCCGGGATTTAGTGGGCGCTGAGATCGAACTTGTCAGCGAAATGGGGAGGGAGTACCGCCTGCAAAAGGCGCTCGATGCCGTAAAGGATGATTATGATTATATTTTCATTGATTGCCCTCCCTCTCTTGGCCTTCTCACGGTAAATGCTCTCGCGGCGGCGGATACTGTACTGATCCCGATACAATGCGAGTATTACGCTCTCGAGGGCCTGACTCAGCTTCTCAACACGGTTCGTCTGATTCAGAAGAACCTCAACCCGGGCCTCAATCTCGAGGGGGTGTTGCTGACCATGTATGACCGCCGCCTCAATCTGTGCAGGCAGGTGGCGGAAGAGGCAAGGGCATATTTCCCCCAAAAGGTATACCAGACCGTAATTCCTCGAAATGTGCGCCTGAGCGAAGCGCCCAGTTTCGGCAAACCCATCCTTTTATATGACGTAACTTGTTTGGGCGCAAGGTGTTACTTGGCGCTAGCCAAAGAGGTGATCGAAAATGACGAAAAGGGTGCTGGGCAGGGGGTTGGAAGCGCTGCTCTCCGCTAA
- a CDS encoding Mrp/NBP35 family ATP-binding protein, translating to MKDGITKEAVLDALRAVKDPDLERDIVSLGFVKKIETEGGAVRAAIEIATPLFPSRETFRETIAAAIAALGADPVEVNLTCSVRGRRPAEKGDALRETRNVVAVASGKGGVGKSTVAVNLAIALSRAGAMVGLMDADVYGPSTGIMLGAEGQPGTADGKRMLPIVAQGIKMMSIHFLVDRDRPLIWRGPMVHNLISQFLDGVDWGPLDYLVIDLPPGTGDAQLTLSQKAPLSGAVIVSTPQDVSLVDARKGLRMFEQVDVPVLGIVENMSYFLCPHCGGRTEIFGHGGARRTAEELGMSFLGEIPIDPEVVAGGDRGEPITAARPESPAAVAFTETAERIAVELGRRAIAGGGDDTFFVEW from the coding sequence ATGAAAGACGGGATCACGAAAGAAGCGGTCTTGGATGCGCTCCGAGCCGTGAAGGACCCGGACCTGGAGAGGGACATTGTCTCCCTCGGGTTCGTTAAGAAGATCGAAACGGAGGGGGGCGCCGTGCGAGCGGCGATCGAGATCGCCACGCCCCTCTTCCCCTCCCGGGAAACATTCCGCGAAACGATCGCCGCGGCGATCGCGGCCCTCGGCGCCGATCCGGTCGAAGTGAACCTGACCTGCTCCGTCCGCGGCCGGCGACCGGCGGAGAAGGGGGACGCCCTTCGGGAGACGCGGAACGTGGTGGCGGTGGCGAGCGGCAAGGGGGGAGTCGGCAAGTCGACGGTGGCGGTCAACCTCGCCATCGCCCTCTCCAGGGCGGGCGCGATGGTGGGGTTGATGGACGCGGACGTCTACGGCCCGAGCACCGGGATCATGCTCGGCGCCGAAGGACAGCCCGGAACCGCGGATGGGAAGAGGATGCTCCCGATCGTGGCGCAGGGGATCAAAATGATGTCGATCCACTTCCTGGTCGACCGCGACCGCCCCCTCATCTGGCGCGGCCCGATGGTGCACAACCTCATCTCCCAGTTCCTCGACGGGGTCGACTGGGGTCCTCTCGACTACCTGGTGATCGATCTCCCTCCGGGGACGGGCGACGCCCAGCTCACGCTGAGCCAGAAGGCGCCCCTCTCCGGCGCGGTAATCGTGAGCACCCCCCAGGACGTGAGCCTCGTGGACGCGCGAAAGGGGCTGCGCATGTTCGAGCAGGTGGATGTGCCTGTCCTCGGCATCGTGGAGAACATGAGTTACTTCCTCTGCCCGCATTGCGGCGGTCGCACGGAGATTTTCGGGCACGGAGGCGCGCGGCGAACCGCCGAAGAGTTGGGGATGTCCTTTCTGGGCGAGATCCCCATCGACCCGGAGGTGGTCGCCGGAGGCGACCGGGGGGAGCCGATCACGGCGGCGAGGCCGGAGTCGCCCGCGGCGGTCGCCTTCACGGAGACGGCGGAACGGATCGCCGTGGAACTGGGCAGGCGCGCCATCGCCGGAGGCGGGGACGACACTTTCTTCGTGGAGTGGTAG